The Neisseria yangbaofengii genome contains a region encoding:
- a CDS encoding aldehyde dehydrogenase family protein, whose translation MAKDLNVFDKEYGLLINGEWTKGSEGRLLTSTNPANGEELAKFVDASNADVDAAVAAAQEAFKTWKKTTVAERAAILNKIADIIDENAELFALQETLDNGKPIRETRAADIPLASDHFRYFAGVIRGEEGTATQLDEEDLSLILREPIGVVGQIIPWNFPFLMAAWKIAPALAAGCTIVLHPSSSTSLSLLSFAQKVNDVLPKGVFNVITGKGSKSGEYMLHHKGFNKLAFTGSTEVGRRIGIAAAEMLIPATLELGGKSANIFFDDMPFDKALEGAQKGILFNQGQVCCAGSRIFVQEGIYDKFVEALAEEFKKVKVGLPWEDDTQMGAQVNAGQLETILKYVKIGEQEGCRIITGGKKAEGYLADGAFLEPTLIEARDNAARVAQEEIFGPVATVIKFKTEEEVIKMANDSEYGLGGGVWSKDINRCLRVSRALETGRVWVNCYNRLPAHAPFGGYKTSGIGRETHKMMLAAYTQVKNIYISTREEREGMY comes from the coding sequence ATGGCAAAAGATTTAAACGTTTTTGACAAAGAATACGGCTTATTAATCAACGGCGAATGGACCAAAGGCAGCGAAGGCAGATTATTGACTTCCACCAATCCGGCCAATGGCGAAGAATTGGCGAAATTCGTTGATGCCAGCAATGCTGACGTGGATGCCGCCGTTGCCGCCGCGCAAGAAGCATTCAAAACCTGGAAAAAAACCACCGTTGCCGAACGCGCTGCAATTCTGAACAAAATCGCCGACATTATTGATGAAAACGCCGAATTGTTCGCCCTGCAAGAAACCCTCGACAATGGCAAACCGATTCGCGAAACCCGTGCTGCCGACATTCCGTTGGCTTCCGACCACTTCCGCTATTTTGCGGGCGTAATTCGCGGCGAAGAAGGCACTGCGACCCAATTGGACGAAGAAGATTTATCGCTGATTCTGCGCGAACCAATCGGCGTGGTCGGTCAAATCATTCCGTGGAACTTCCCATTCTTGATGGCAGCCTGGAAAATCGCCCCTGCTTTGGCCGCCGGTTGCACCATCGTATTGCACCCTTCTTCCAGCACCTCGCTGAGCCTGCTGTCTTTTGCGCAAAAAGTGAACGATGTGTTGCCAAAAGGCGTGTTCAACGTCATCACCGGTAAAGGTTCGAAATCCGGCGAATACATGCTGCATCACAAAGGTTTCAACAAACTGGCCTTTACCGGTTCGACTGAAGTCGGCCGCCGCATCGGTATCGCCGCCGCAGAAATGTTGATTCCGGCCACTTTGGAATTGGGCGGCAAATCAGCCAACATTTTCTTCGACGACATGCCGTTTGACAAAGCACTTGAAGGTGCTCAAAAAGGTATTTTGTTCAACCAAGGCCAAGTGTGCTGCGCCGGTTCGCGTATTTTCGTGCAAGAAGGCATTTACGACAAATTCGTTGAAGCCTTGGCGGAAGAATTCAAAAAAGTTAAAGTCGGTCTGCCTTGGGAAGACGATACCCAAATGGGCGCGCAAGTCAACGCCGGCCAATTGGAAACCATTTTGAAATACGTGAAAATCGGTGAGCAAGAAGGCTGCCGAATCATTACCGGCGGTAAAAAAGCCGAAGGCTATTTGGCCGATGGCGCATTCTTGGAGCCGACTCTGATCGAAGCCAGAGACAACGCTGCCCGCGTCGCACAAGAAGAAATCTTCGGCCCGGTGGCGACCGTTATCAAGTTCAAAACCGAAGAAGAAGTCATCAAAATGGCCAACGATTCGGAATACGGCTTGGGCGGCGGCGTTTGGAGTAAAGACATCAACCGCTGCTTGCGCGTATCACGCGCCTTGGAAACCGGCCGCGTTTGGGTAAACTGCTACAACCGTCTGCCTGCACACGCACCGTTTGGCGGTTATAAAACTTCCGGTATCGGTCGTGAAACCCACAAAATGATGTTGGCTGCTTACACCCAAGTGAAAAACATCTACATTTCGACCCGCGAAGAGCGCGAAGGTATGTATTGA